Proteins found in one Vulpes vulpes isolate BD-2025 chromosome 13, VulVul3, whole genome shotgun sequence genomic segment:
- the TMEM200C gene encoding transmembrane protein 200C, whose protein sequence is MIATGGLLRISARKQDPLRPPSQVPKRKRKAKRRRKNDVVVVKGKLKLCSISGLIALCGILVLLVGIAMAVVGYWPKANGAGRDGAKQLPPAASGHRVPAVANSSSSGGSRDRSRSPLGARRGVNSSLAGAPRSTPPARSAAPAASSPSAGLFFRLFSGYLHSDKLKVFGPLIMGIGIFLFICANAVLHENRDRKTKIINLRDLYSTVIDVHSLRAKDLAAAAAAASAPAPAPAPAAAPPGAPPLNGFLSYVQSRGLELKPGSGGGGGAGDAFGAAAVLARGSWPPPGPVGGGGGAKGAASPPDLASSPRCPREPPSLAEAVYSIYRERSGAAGRRRAAAAAAAAAAAAPASRGGSPAPCSPPESWGRQSTASSLVDSSLSGFALLPLHGDRDGDADGDADADADAGGEGASCSWHRPPGERGSREIPRGELDLSLTDLRGGPGGTRWAPGELGEPEGAAAAAAAAARAARGQGGRLPRTGRYAALRRRSTSGLPDYRAPPSPEPPPAPHGAELDSSPLARAASRSPPRAGPASPSSGSDGAPRGQKGSAAPREAGTSAESAPRAAARRGADCEAAAAPGAPQSPGEGPGEGPEEGPGRGRPAAQPPPPAQRRFTNKEKLFLISRSRAVAVEDGDLESAGI, encoded by the coding sequence ATGATCGCCACCGGCGGCCTCCTGAGGATTTCCGCCAGAAAGCAGGATCCCCTCCGCCCCCCAAGCCAGGTCCCCAAGCGCAAGCGGAAAGCCAAGAGAAGGCGCAAGAACGATGTGGTGGTGGTGAAAGGCAAGCTAAAGCTGTGCTCCATCTCGGGGCTCATCGCCCTCTGCGGgatcctggtgctgctggtgggcaTAGCCATGGCGGTGGTGGGCTACTGGCCCAAGGCCAACGGGGCCGGCAGGGACGGGGCTAAGCAGCTGCCGCCCGCAGCCAGCGGCCACCGCGTCCCCGCCGTggccaacagcagcagcagcggtGGCAGCCGAGACCGGTCCCGGAGCCCCCTGGGGGCTCGGCGGGGCGTCAACTCCAGTTTGGCGGGCGCGCCCCGGAGCACGCCGCCCGCGCGCTCCGCCGCCCCTGCGGCCTCGTCCCCGTCTGCGGGGCTCTTCTTCCGCCTCTTCTCGGGGTACCTGCACTCCGACAAGCTCAAGGTCTTCGGGCCCCTCATCATGGGCATCGGCATCTTCCTCTTCATCTGCGCCAACGCGGTGCTCCACGAGAACCGGGACCGGAAGACCAAGATCATCAACCTGCGGGACCTCTACTCCACCGTCATCGACGTGCACAGCCTCCGCGCCAAAgacctggccgccgccgccgccgccgcctcggcccccgcccccgcccccgcccccgccgcggcgccccccggagccccgccGCTCAACGGCTTCCTCAGCTACGTGCAGTCGCGGGGCCTGGAGCTGAAGCCCGGgagcggcggtggcggcggcgcgGGGGACGCCTTCGGGGCGGCGGCGGTGCTGGCCCGGGGCTCGTGGCCCCCCCCGGGCCCggtgggcggcggcggcggggccaaGGGCGCCGCGTCCCCGCCCGACCTGGCCTCGTCCCCGCGCTGCCCGCGGGAGCCCCCGAGCCTGGCGGAGGCGGTGTACAGCATCTACCGCGAGCGCTCGGGCGCGGCCGGCCGTcgccgggccgccgccgccgccgccgccgccgccgccgccgcgcccgccagCAGGGGCGGCAGCCCGGCGCCCTGCAGCCCACCCGAGAGCTGGGGGCGCCAGAGCACCGCCAGCTCCCTCGTGGACTCCTCGCTGAGCGGCTTCGCGCTCCTACCGTTGCACGGGGACCGCGACGGGGACGCGGACGGGGACGCGGACGCCGACGCCGacgcgggcggggagggcgcgaGCTGCAGCTGGCACAGGCCGCCCGGGGAACGTGGCTCTCGGGAGATCCCGCGGGGCGAGCTCGACCTGAGCCTCACCGACCTCCGCGGCGGCCCGGGCGGCACGCGCTGGGCGCCCGGGGAGCTGGGGGAGCCCgagggcgcggcggcggcggcggcggcggcggcgcgcgccgCCAGGGGGCAGGGCGGCCGCCTGCCCAGGACCGGCAGGTACGCGGCCCTGCGGCGCCGCAGCACCAGCGGGCTCCCGGACTACCGGGCGCCGCCGTCCCCcgagccgccccccgccccgcacggCGCGGAGCTGGACTCGAGCCCTCTGGCGCGAGCTGcctcccgctccccgccccgcgccgggcCGGCCTCGCCGAGCTCGGGGTCGGACGGCGCGCCCCGCGGCCAGAAGGGCTCCGCCGCCCCGCGGGAGGCCGGCACCTCTGCGGAGTCGGCCCCGCGAGCGGCGGCCCGTCGGGGCGCAGACTGCGAGGCCGCCGCGGCCCCGGGTGCGCCGCAGAGCCCCGGGGagggccccggggagggcccCGAGGAGGGCCCTGGCCGGGGGCGCCCCGCGGCCCAGCCACCTCCGCCCGCGCAGAGGCGCTTTACAAACAAGGAGAAACTTTTCCTGATCTCCCGCTCCCGCGCCGTGGCGGTGGAGGACGGAGACCTGGAGAGCGCCGGCATCTAG